The following proteins come from a genomic window of Lachnoclostridium phytofermentans ISDg:
- a CDS encoding TetR/AcrR family transcriptional regulator, whose protein sequence is MAEKNNQRVKLSKMLLKNSLIQIMHEKPVEKITIKELCENAGINRSTFYLYYTDPVSLLAELENEVLDNAKIFLGKVDSNQDSLPYLITFLDYIKDNSMIFNTLLRPQENLSFQTKFMKDILAHLKAAVMLNCPPDISEYIYNYVIMGSLSVIQHWIQCDYNIKSNEMATLIYQLSNTAIMNYVPNNSKVNQATASNPTIRTSSQTNQTSRTISQSMTT, encoded by the coding sequence ATGGCAGAGAAAAATAACCAAAGAGTGAAGTTGTCAAAAATGCTATTAAAGAATAGCCTTATCCAAATAATGCATGAAAAACCAGTAGAAAAAATCACAATAAAAGAACTCTGCGAAAATGCAGGAATTAATCGTTCTACCTTCTATCTTTACTATACTGATCCTGTTTCGTTGTTGGCTGAATTAGAGAATGAAGTATTAGATAATGCAAAAATATTTCTTGGGAAAGTGGACTCTAATCAAGATTCACTTCCCTATCTAATCACATTTTTAGATTATATAAAAGATAACTCTATGATATTTAATACCTTACTTCGTCCACAGGAAAACCTATCCTTCCAGACTAAATTCATGAAGGATATATTAGCTCACCTAAAAGCTGCTGTCATGCTAAACTGCCCTCCTGACATATCAGAATATATTTATAATTACGTAATCATGGGAAGTCTAAGTGTAATTCAACATTGGATTCAATGCGACTATAATATTAAAAGTAATGAGATGGCAACTCTTATCTACCAATTATCAAATACTGCTATTATGAACTATGTTCCAAACAACTCGAAAGTTAATCAAGCAACTGCATCTAATCCAACTATTAGAACAAGCTCACAGACTAATCAAACTAGTAGAACAATCTCACAGTCTATGACTACTTAA
- a CDS encoding NAD-dependent epimerase/dehydratase family protein, whose protein sequence is MRKTRILLTGATGTMGYSVLKELVNELDKFELILLVRDTDNKKELIQPYKKLSGVTIYWGDLTNYKDVFECVRHADIILHVAAFVSPAADYYPLLAMKTNYGSTKNILTAIREQGRMEKVKLVYIGTVAETGDRIPPIHWGRVGDPIKPSIFDYYAVSKVAAERIVIESGLTYWVSLRQTGIMGPAMSKINDPILFHNGLDNVLEYVSDRDSGRLLRNLCSLDYEEELSPEFWNHIYNIGGGESCRVDTYSMFEDIFGAIGIKDLDYVISPRWFATKNFHGQYYLDSDKLEEFLHFRQDSMQYFYEEYIKNLGVTASLSKVICKIPGGQKIMGSILKKVFLKMARTEHGTVHFVENNMENQISAYWGSKDKWKQLPTSIHDLERPKDWNRVIVLDHGYEEEKPENKLDLSDIKEAAVFRGGKVNSISMQVGDLRTPLTLTCAFGHTFEASPRLILEGGHWCPVCERESWNYGRRAKIDPFFAQVWDPLHEGEASFMEYKKEVNELMV, encoded by the coding sequence ATGAGAAAGACGAGAATCTTATTAACAGGGGCTACTGGAACCATGGGATATTCCGTTCTTAAAGAATTGGTTAATGAACTAGATAAATTTGAGCTTATACTTCTGGTTCGTGATACGGATAATAAGAAAGAGTTAATTCAGCCCTACAAAAAGTTAAGTGGTGTAACTATATATTGGGGAGACCTAACAAATTATAAGGATGTATTTGAATGTGTGAGGCATGCAGATATCATCCTACATGTTGCAGCCTTTGTTTCACCTGCTGCAGACTATTATCCGTTACTTGCTATGAAAACGAACTATGGCTCTACTAAAAATATTTTAACTGCAATACGAGAGCAAGGTCGGATGGAGAAAGTAAAACTTGTGTATATAGGCACGGTTGCAGAGACGGGGGATCGAATACCGCCAATTCATTGGGGAAGAGTAGGGGATCCGATAAAGCCAAGTATCTTTGATTACTATGCGGTATCTAAGGTAGCAGCAGAACGTATTGTAATTGAGTCAGGATTAACATACTGGGTTAGCCTTAGGCAAACTGGGATTATGGGGCCAGCAATGAGTAAGATAAATGACCCAATCTTATTTCATAATGGGCTTGATAATGTTTTGGAGTATGTATCCGATCGTGATTCTGGGAGATTACTACGAAATCTTTGTTCGCTGGATTACGAAGAGGAATTAAGTCCAGAGTTTTGGAATCACATTTACAATATTGGTGGTGGTGAGAGCTGCCGTGTTGATACCTACTCAATGTTTGAAGATATATTCGGCGCTATCGGAATCAAGGATTTAGACTATGTGATTAGCCCAAGATGGTTTGCTACAAAGAACTTTCACGGACAATATTATTTGGATTCAGATAAGCTTGAGGAATTTCTTCATTTTCGTCAAGATTCCATGCAGTATTTTTATGAAGAGTATATTAAGAATTTAGGAGTAACTGCTTCTTTATCAAAGGTCATCTGTAAGATTCCAGGTGGTCAGAAGATAATGGGAAGTATCTTAAAAAAAGTATTTCTTAAGATGGCAAGAACAGAACATGGAACGGTACATTTTGTAGAAAATAATATGGAGAATCAGATTTCTGCTTATTGGGGGAGTAAGGATAAGTGGAAGCAGTTACCAACATCGATTCATGACCTTGAAAGACCAAAGGATTGGAACCGAGTAATTGTATTAGATCATGGATATGAGGAAGAAAAACCAGAAAACAAGCTAGATCTTAGCGATATAAAAGAAGCTGCTGTCTTTCGTGGTGGTAAAGTAAATTCTATAAGCATGCAAGTAGGAGACTTAAGAACACCGCTTACACTTACATGCGCTTTTGGGCATACTTTTGAGGCAAGTCCTAGACTTATTTTAGAAGGTGGTCATTGGTGTCCTGTGTGTGAAAGAGAAAGCTGGAATTATGGAAGGAGGGCAAAGATAGATCCGTTCTTTGCTCAAGTGTGGGATCCGCTTCATGAGGGTGAGGCGTCATTTATGGAGTATAAAAAAGAAGTGAATGAGCTTATGGTTTAA
- a CDS encoding peroxiredoxin: MEINHLSIGMTAPDFTAVTTFGPLKMSDFKGRWVVLFSHPGDFTPVCTSEFLAFAQNAPEFDKLNANLVGLSIDSNPSHLAWVNSIYLNTGVQVPFPVIADRSGDIARLYGMLAPDVSTTQTVRNVFFIDPKQIIRAILIYPLTNGRCISEILRLLQALQTTDEFNVVTPACWQPGEPAMVPAPATYEQLVERESNPTGEGLECKDWYWCYKSIE; this comes from the coding sequence TTGGAAATTAATCATCTTAGTATCGGTATGACTGCACCAGATTTCACAGCTGTTACTACTTTTGGACCGTTAAAAATGTCCGATTTTAAAGGGCGTTGGGTTGTTTTGTTTTCACATCCTGGAGATTTTACACCTGTTTGCACTTCTGAATTTCTCGCATTCGCCCAGAATGCTCCAGAATTTGATAAACTAAATGCTAATCTGGTTGGGCTTAGTATTGATAGTAATCCCTCGCATCTTGCTTGGGTGAATAGCATTTACCTAAATACCGGAGTCCAGGTTCCATTCCCGGTAATAGCGGATCGTTCCGGTGATATTGCACGTTTATACGGAATGCTCGCTCCCGATGTAAGTACCACTCAAACTGTACGTAACGTATTTTTTATCGATCCTAAACAAATAATTCGGGCAATCTTAATCTACCCTCTCACCAATGGACGTTGTATCTCTGAAATTCTTCGTCTATTACAAGCACTTCAGACTACAGATGAATTCAATGTCGTTACACCTGCGTGTTGGCAACCTGGCGAACCAGCTATGGTTCCTGCTCCTGCCACATATGAACAATTGGTAGAAAGAGAAAGCAATCCAACGGGTGAAGGTTTAGAATGTAAGGATTGGTATTGGTGTTATAAATCTATTGAATAA
- a CDS encoding AraC family transcriptional regulator: protein MKLFYENKSRTFNLYQGTNMTFPPHLHKEIEILICQKGVVEATCNGQTLLLEESDIMIALPNTIHSYETKEYCEYILCILSPSTLPLFKPYFQKEFTTPFLQMDQTKKITPFVRMLLEEWENDRNQELMISYLSVIFSLILKNTTFTEKATSTYEDILPSILLYVDEHYLEQFSLEDLASHLGFNPSYVSRLFSERVHCTLTHYVMELRVNYAKHLLQNTEKSITEIAYECGFATQRSFNRVFLQLVNTTPREYRKTYL, encoded by the coding sequence GTGAAGCTGTTTTATGAAAATAAGTCACGAACTTTTAATTTATATCAAGGTACTAATATGACCTTTCCTCCTCATCTACATAAAGAAATCGAGATTCTTATTTGTCAAAAAGGAGTTGTTGAAGCAACCTGTAATGGGCAGACCTTACTTCTAGAAGAATCTGACATAATGATAGCATTACCAAATACAATACATTCGTATGAAACTAAGGAATACTGTGAATACATTCTCTGTATTCTGTCTCCAAGTACACTTCCACTGTTTAAGCCTTATTTTCAAAAAGAGTTTACTACTCCATTTCTACAAATGGACCAAACAAAAAAAATAACACCCTTTGTTAGGATGCTATTAGAGGAATGGGAAAATGATCGAAATCAAGAACTCATGATAAGCTACCTCTCCGTTATTTTCTCACTTATCCTAAAAAATACGACCTTCACAGAAAAAGCAACTTCCACTTATGAAGATATCCTTCCATCCATATTACTGTATGTTGACGAGCATTACTTAGAGCAGTTTTCTCTGGAGGATCTAGCTTCTCATTTAGGTTTTAATCCTTCCTATGTATCACGGTTGTTTTCTGAACGAGTTCATTGTACCTTAACTCATTATGTGATGGAGTTGAGAGTTAACTATGCAAAACATTTATTACAAAATACAGAAAAGTCCATCACCGAAATAGCTTATGAATGCGGATTTGCAACACAGCGTTCATTTAATCGCGTGTTTTTACAGCTTGTAAATACAACACCACGGGAATATCGAAAAACGTATTTATAG
- a CDS encoding ThuA domain-containing protein, with product MMKKVLMVQGGWDGHEPVLVSQVFQKMLEKEGSSVEVHDTLECLSDAEKLKSYDLIVPIWTMGTIPSNYVHNVSVAVASGTGLAGCHGGMCDAFRNEVEWQFMTGAQWVAHPGNDGVEYMVHVSNDDYFTKGLSDFKVCSEQYYIHIDPAIKIYATTTFPVVDGPHASNGNVEIPVVYTKMWGEGKVFYTSLGHHADIFDIPEAYEIMRRGFLYAVR from the coding sequence ATGATGAAAAAAGTATTAATGGTTCAAGGTGGATGGGACGGACATGAACCGGTGTTAGTAAGCCAGGTATTTCAGAAAATGTTAGAAAAGGAAGGTTCTTCGGTAGAAGTACATGATACACTGGAATGCCTTTCGGATGCTGAGAAGTTAAAAAGTTATGACTTGATTGTTCCAATTTGGACGATGGGAACAATTCCATCAAATTATGTACATAATGTGTCAGTTGCAGTTGCTTCTGGTACAGGACTTGCAGGATGTCATGGAGGGATGTGTGATGCGTTCCGTAATGAAGTAGAGTGGCAGTTTATGACGGGTGCTCAGTGGGTAGCTCATCCAGGGAATGATGGAGTAGAGTATATGGTACATGTGTCAAATGATGACTACTTTACGAAAGGACTTTCTGATTTTAAAGTTTGTTCCGAACAATATTATATTCATATTGATCCTGCAATCAAAATTTATGCGACTACCACATTTCCTGTTGTGGATGGACCACATGCTTCCAATGGGAATGTAGAAATTCCTGTTGTATATACCAAGATGTGGGGAGAAGGAAAAGTATTCTATACATCACTCGGACATCATGCAGATATTTTTGACATTCCTGAAGCGTATGAGATTATGAGACGTGGATTTCTTTATGCAGTGAGATAA
- a CDS encoding Gfo/Idh/MocA family protein codes for MEKVNVAVIGCGNISDIYMQNITNLFVNLNLYAVCDLEVEKAKAAAEKFQIENVLTYDEIMQSPEITVILNLTTPKSHYSICKDALLAGKHVYVEKPLSLKLEEGKELVSLAKEKKRLLGCAPDTFLGAGIQTCIKAINDGYIGEVIGATAFMMCHGHESWHPDPEFYYQIGGGPMFDMGPYYLTALVSMIGPVKEVVGMNSISFPTRTITSEKKFGEIVPVEVPTHVTGLLRFENGAIGNIITSFDVWGSTLPRIEVYGTRGSLIVPDPNCFDGEVLIKQYFSKSFEAFPLSSIYNMNSRGAGLSEMANCIINQTDNNRASGELACHVLEIMHALHTSQETKSFVELSTCCESPRPLEMNLIKGSIS; via the coding sequence ATGGAGAAAGTTAATGTTGCAGTTATTGGATGCGGTAACATTAGTGATATTTATATGCAAAATATCACTAATCTATTTGTGAATTTAAATCTTTATGCAGTTTGTGACTTAGAGGTAGAGAAAGCGAAGGCAGCAGCAGAAAAATTTCAGATAGAGAATGTGCTAACCTATGATGAAATAATGCAATCACCAGAAATAACGGTTATTTTAAATCTAACCACACCAAAGAGCCATTACTCCATATGTAAAGATGCGTTATTAGCAGGAAAACATGTCTATGTGGAAAAACCTCTTTCCTTAAAATTAGAAGAAGGAAAGGAGTTAGTTTCCTTAGCGAAAGAAAAGAAACGTTTGCTTGGTTGTGCACCAGATACCTTTTTAGGAGCAGGTATTCAAACTTGTATTAAAGCAATTAACGATGGCTACATAGGAGAGGTGATAGGAGCTACTGCTTTTATGATGTGCCATGGCCATGAAAGCTGGCATCCAGATCCAGAATTTTATTATCAAATAGGTGGTGGTCCGATGTTTGATATGGGACCTTACTATTTGACAGCTCTTGTTTCTATGATAGGACCGGTAAAAGAAGTTGTCGGAATGAATTCGATTTCGTTTCCAACAAGAACAATTACCAGTGAGAAAAAGTTTGGAGAGATAGTTCCAGTAGAAGTTCCAACCCATGTCACCGGATTGCTTCGATTTGAAAATGGAGCCATTGGTAATATAATTACAAGCTTTGATGTTTGGGGTTCAACGTTGCCAAGAATAGAGGTTTATGGTACCAGAGGAAGCTTGATAGTACCTGATCCGAATTGTTTTGACGGAGAAGTTCTTATCAAACAGTATTTTTCAAAATCCTTTGAAGCTTTTCCGTTAAGCAGTATCTATAATATGAATAGCCGTGGAGCAGGATTATCAGAGATGGCAAATTGTATAATAAATCAGACAGATAACAACCGTGCCAGTGGAGAATTAGCATGCCACGTTTTAGAAATTATGCATGCATTGCATACTAGTCAAGAGACAAAATCTTTTGTAGAGTTATCGACATGCTGTGAATCTCCAAGGCCATTGGAAATGAATTTGATTAAGGGAAGTATATCATAG
- a CDS encoding MBL fold metallo-hydrolase: MKVTYIYHSCFTVEEKDVVLIFDYFKGDLPKFDSEKKIYVFSSHKHADHFSRIIFDLVKGYKNISFLLSNDIKMNEKYMERVQIPEEARDKIQNLRKNETYQITEDLKVETLTSTDQGVAFVVTLFGKTIYFAGDLNWWTWKGETEEEYQDMTKRFLTEIEKLKGRHLDLAFLPLDGRQEERFYLGFDHVMREAEVINAFPMHYWEKPDVIQRLKEMEVSKDYRDRIFDVMEPGQVFEC, encoded by the coding sequence ATGAAAGTAACCTATATTTATCACAGCTGCTTTACAGTGGAAGAAAAGGATGTTGTATTAATATTTGACTATTTTAAAGGGGACTTACCTAAGTTTGATAGCGAAAAGAAAATATATGTTTTTTCCAGTCATAAGCATGCGGATCATTTCAGTAGAATAATATTTGACCTTGTGAAAGGTTATAAGAATATTTCATTTTTGTTATCCAATGATATAAAAATGAATGAAAAATACATGGAGCGGGTTCAAATTCCAGAAGAAGCAAGAGATAAAATACAAAATTTACGTAAGAATGAAACTTATCAAATAACAGAAGATCTGAAGGTTGAAACATTAACCTCTACGGATCAAGGAGTAGCTTTTGTGGTTACCTTATTTGGCAAGACAATTTACTTTGCAGGCGATTTAAATTGGTGGACCTGGAAAGGAGAAACGGAAGAAGAATATCAGGATATGACAAAGCGATTCCTCACAGAAATTGAAAAATTAAAGGGTCGTCATCTTGATTTGGCATTTTTACCGCTGGATGGTAGACAGGAAGAGAGATTTTATCTTGGATTTGACCATGTTATGCGGGAAGCTGAAGTTATCAATGCATTTCCAATGCATTACTGGGAAAAACCAGATGTAATACAGAGACTAAAGGAAATGGAAGTTTCGAAAGATTATCGAGATAGGATTTTCGATGTAATGGAACCAGGGCAAGTGTTTGAGTGTTAA
- a CDS encoding VOC family protein — MNFKFAHNNFNVLNLEKSLTFYEEALGLKEVKRHESKDFTLVYLGDGSTTHCLELTYLHDRTEAYNLGENEFHLAFVVDDYEAALKKHKEMDCVIYENEAMRIYFIVDPDGYWLEVVPGK; from the coding sequence ATGAATTTCAAATTTGCACATAATAATTTTAACGTATTAAATTTAGAAAAATCACTAACATTTTATGAGGAAGCACTAGGATTAAAGGAAGTTAAAAGACATGAATCGAAAGACTTTACTTTAGTTTATCTAGGAGATGGAAGTACTACACATTGCCTTGAGTTAACTTACCTTCATGATCGTACGGAAGCTTATAACTTGGGAGAAAATGAATTCCATTTGGCATTTGTTGTAGATGATTACGAAGCAGCTTTAAAGAAGCATAAAGAAATGGACTGTGTGATTTATGAAAACGAAGCAATGCGCATTTACTTTATTGTAGATCCTGATGGTTATTGGTTAGAGGTTGTTCCAGGAAAATAA
- a CDS encoding valine--tRNA ligase has translation MQKELAKTYDPKDIEGRLYEKWLEKKYFHAEVDKTKKPFTIVIPPPNITGQLHMGHALDNTMQDILIRFKRMQGFNALWQPGTDHASIATEVKIIEALKKEGIDKDQLGREGFLKRAWEWKDEYGGRIIGQLKKLGSSCDWDRERFTMDEGCSKAVEEVFVKMYEKGMIYKGSRIINWCPVCHTSISDAEVEYEDQAGHFWHIKYPVVGTDEYLCFATTRPETMLGDTAVAVHPEDGRYMHLIGKKVKLPFVDREIPIIGDSYVEKDFGTGVVKITPAHDPNDFEVGKRNNLPEINIMNDDATINANGGKFEGMDRYAARKQIVKELDEMGLLVKVEDYSHNVGTHDRCNTTIEPLIKQQWFVKMDELIKPAVEAVKNKDIELVPERMEKVYFNWTDNIRDWCISRQLWWGHRIPAYYCDKCGKVVVSKTTPTTCECGHDHFTQDPDTLDTWFSSALWPFSTLGWPEKTEDLEYFYPTDVLVTGYDIIFFWVIRMIFSGYEQMNEKPFKTVLFHGLVRDSQGRKMSKSLGNGIDPLEIIEQYGADALRFMLITGNATGNDMRFYMERVEAARNFANKVWNASRFIMMNMQQMEEAGMDAKVDSVDMSTLTDADKWIISKVNTLTKDVTEHLEKFDLGIAAQKVYDFIWEEFCDWYIEMVKPRLYGDDQATKTAAIYTLRTVLDSALKLLHPYMPFITEEIFCTLKEMEGRLSADESVMISKWPEYKEEFNFAKEEEAVEIIKEAVKAIRNARTEMNVPPSRKAKVIVVSDSEKVREIFANSKVFFASLGYASEIVIQSDKNGIDSDAVSIVTATATIYIPFADLVDIEKEIERLSKEKDRLAGELKRVNGMLANPNFVSKAPEAKLAEERAKLEKYASMMAQVEERLAHFKK, from the coding sequence ATGCAGAAAGAGTTAGCAAAGACCTATGATCCTAAGGACATAGAAGGCAGATTGTATGAGAAATGGCTGGAGAAAAAATATTTCCATGCCGAAGTTGATAAGACCAAAAAACCATTTACGATTGTGATTCCACCACCAAACATTACTGGACAGCTTCACATGGGTCATGCACTAGATAATACGATGCAAGATATCTTAATTCGTTTTAAGAGAATGCAAGGATTTAATGCACTTTGGCAACCAGGTACAGACCATGCTTCCATTGCAACAGAAGTAAAAATTATCGAGGCTTTAAAGAAGGAAGGCATCGATAAAGACCAGCTTGGCCGTGAAGGCTTCTTAAAGAGAGCATGGGAATGGAAAGACGAATACGGCGGACGTATCATCGGACAGCTTAAAAAACTTGGTTCCTCCTGTGACTGGGATAGAGAAAGATTTACAATGGACGAAGGCTGCTCCAAAGCAGTTGAGGAAGTATTCGTAAAGATGTATGAAAAGGGAATGATTTATAAAGGTTCCCGTATTATCAACTGGTGTCCAGTTTGTCATACTTCTATTTCTGATGCTGAGGTTGAGTATGAAGATCAGGCAGGACATTTCTGGCATATTAAATATCCAGTAGTAGGTACTGACGAATATCTTTGTTTTGCAACCACTAGACCTGAAACTATGCTTGGTGATACCGCAGTTGCAGTTCATCCAGAAGATGGGCGCTACATGCACCTTATTGGCAAGAAGGTAAAGCTTCCTTTTGTTGACCGTGAGATTCCAATCATCGGAGATAGCTATGTTGAGAAGGATTTCGGAACAGGCGTTGTTAAGATTACACCAGCACATGACCCAAATGACTTCGAGGTTGGTAAGAGAAATAACCTTCCAGAAATCAATATCATGAATGATGATGCTACGATTAATGCAAATGGTGGCAAGTTTGAAGGTATGGATCGCTATGCAGCAAGAAAGCAAATTGTAAAAGAATTAGACGAGATGGGCTTACTTGTGAAAGTAGAGGATTATTCTCATAATGTAGGTACTCATGATCGTTGTAACACAACCATAGAGCCATTAATCAAGCAGCAGTGGTTTGTTAAGATGGATGAATTAATTAAGCCAGCAGTAGAGGCTGTAAAGAATAAAGATATCGAATTAGTTCCAGAACGTATGGAAAAAGTATACTTTAACTGGACTGACAATATTCGTGACTGGTGTATCAGCCGTCAGTTATGGTGGGGACATCGTATTCCAGCTTATTATTGTGATAAGTGTGGTAAGGTTGTTGTTTCTAAGACAACTCCAACCACTTGTGAATGTGGCCATGACCACTTTACACAGGACCCAGATACTCTTGATACTTGGTTTAGTTCTGCGTTATGGCCATTTTCAACCCTTGGCTGGCCTGAAAAAACAGAAGATTTAGAGTATTTCTATCCAACTGATGTCTTAGTAACTGGTTACGACATTATCTTCTTCTGGGTTATCCGTATGATTTTCTCAGGATACGAGCAAATGAACGAAAAGCCATTTAAAACTGTATTATTCCATGGTTTAGTTCGTGACTCTCAAGGTAGAAAGATGAGTAAATCTCTTGGAAATGGTATTGATCCATTAGAGATTATCGAACAGTATGGTGCAGATGCGCTTCGTTTTATGTTAATCACTGGAAATGCAACTGGTAATGATATGCGTTTCTATATGGAACGTGTGGAAGCAGCAAGAAACTTTGCTAATAAGGTATGGAATGCTTCCCGTTTCATCATGATGAATATGCAACAGATGGAAGAAGCAGGAATGGATGCTAAGGTTGATTCTGTGGATATGTCTACTTTAACGGATGCTGATAAGTGGATTATTTCTAAGGTAAATACATTAACGAAGGATGTAACAGAACATCTTGAAAAGTTTGATCTTGGTATTGCGGCACAGAAAGTTTACGATTTCATTTGGGAAGAGTTCTGTGACTGGTATATTGAGATGGTAAAACCAAGATTATATGGTGATGATCAAGCAACAAAGACTGCAGCAATCTATACATTAAGAACTGTATTAGATTCTGCACTTAAATTACTTCATCCTTACATGCCATTTATTACAGAGGAAATCTTCTGTACTTTAAAGGAAATGGAAGGAAGACTCTCCGCGGATGAGTCCGTCATGATTTCCAAGTGGCCAGAGTATAAAGAAGAATTTAACTTTGCTAAGGAAGAGGAAGCTGTTGAGATTATCAAGGAGGCTGTTAAGGCAATTCGTAATGCTCGTACAGAGATGAATGTACCACCAAGCAGAAAAGCTAAGGTAATCGTAGTTTCTGATAGCGAGAAGGTTAGAGAAATCTTTGCTAACAGTAAAGTATTCTTTGCTTCCTTAGGCTATGCAAGTGAAATCGTTATCCAAAGCGATAAGAATGGAATTGATTCTGATGCGGTTTCGATTGTTACTGCAACAGCTACTATTTATATTCCGTTTGCTGATCTTGTTGATATTGAGAAGGAAATCGAGCGTCTTAGCAAAGAAAAAGACCGTTTAGCTGGTGAGTTAAAGCGTGTTAATGGTATGCTTGCTAATCCAAACTTCGTAAGCAAAGCGCCAGAAGCGAAATTAGCGGAGGAAAGAGCGAAGTTGGAGAAATATGCTTCCATGATGGCTCAGGTAGAGGAGCGTTTAGCTCATTTTAAGAAATAA
- a CDS encoding DUF342 domain-containing protein — protein sequence MSDWSRPTKELMYKKTKVDLRYDKMEAYITLYAPVGKDRYTKEMIYEILRFHHVIYGIDEEVVNKLCEKPCYGKEILIAKGKEEVDGKDGYFVYFFDTRVDTKPRILEDGSVDYFAMTRIVTVSQGEIIVRYHKAIQGSNGIDVCGSIRYGNIGRDLPPLKGKGFKLSDDRLIYTALITGKIEVSEGRITISNVLEIKENIDYLQGDIYFKGDLMIYGDISSGKVVESEGSIVVRGHVEGATIRAGKNVILENGMQGAGKGSITCGGSISGKFFEQVEMKAKENITANTIMNCTMTAGNEIIVTGRRGILLGGSAYAGRKITASIIGNHTHINTELVVGVRRSFHRKFAYLERKISELKERLSQVEAAIAMINERELPDVISPLRDQKMRLLRTKININSEIAEMVDEWSDLMDFIKNSKSAKIIVNKMIYPGCKLAINGLSMGIKQEIVSSYFLRNGDDIDMIPFI from the coding sequence ATGAGTGATTGGTCAAGACCAACCAAAGAATTAATGTACAAGAAGACAAAAGTGGATCTTCGCTATGATAAAATGGAAGCATATATTACTCTTTATGCTCCAGTAGGTAAAGATCGATACACGAAAGAGATGATTTATGAAATACTTCGATTCCATCATGTTATATATGGAATCGACGAAGAAGTAGTTAACAAGCTTTGCGAGAAACCTTGCTATGGGAAAGAGATACTAATAGCAAAGGGAAAGGAGGAAGTTGACGGAAAGGACGGTTATTTTGTCTATTTTTTTGATACCAGAGTTGATACAAAACCAAGAATCCTAGAAGATGGTTCAGTGGATTATTTTGCTATGACCAGAATTGTTACTGTTTCTCAGGGAGAAATTATAGTAAGATATCATAAAGCTATTCAAGGAAGCAATGGTATTGATGTATGCGGAAGCATTCGGTATGGGAATATAGGTAGAGATCTTCCGCCGTTAAAAGGAAAAGGATTTAAATTATCAGATGATCGCCTTATTTATACAGCACTTATTACGGGCAAAATTGAAGTTTCAGAAGGCCGAATCACAATAAGTAATGTACTGGAGATTAAAGAAAATATTGATTATCTACAAGGAGATATTTATTTTAAAGGAGATCTGATGATATACGGTGATATATCTTCAGGTAAAGTAGTGGAATCAGAAGGAAGTATTGTGGTTCGAGGACATGTAGAAGGTGCAACCATTCGAGCAGGTAAAAATGTTATCTTAGAAAATGGGATGCAAGGAGCTGGGAAAGGTAGTATAACTTGCGGAGGCTCTATCTCTGGTAAATTCTTTGAACAAGTAGAGATGAAGGCAAAAGAAAATATTACAGCCAATACGATTATGAACTGCACTATGACTGCAGGCAATGAAATCATAGTAACAGGAAGAAGAGGAATATTGCTTGGAGGGAGTGCGTATGCAGGAAGAAAAATAACTGCATCAATTATTGGAAATCATACTCACATTAATACAGAATTAGTTGTTGGAGTACGTAGGTCTTTTCATAGAAAATTCGCATATCTTGAAAGAAAAATCAGTGAGTTAAAAGAGCGTCTTTCACAGGTAGAGGCTGCAATTGCCATGATAAATGAACGAGAACTTCCGGATGTCATTAGTCCATTACGAGATCAAAAGATGAGGTTATTAAGAACGAAGATTAATATTAATTCAGAGATAGCAGAGATGGTGGATGAGTGGAGTGACTTAATGGACTTTATAAAGAATAGTAAAAGTGCCAAAATTATTGTCAACAAGATGATTTATCCAGGTTGTAAACTTGCTATTAATGGTTTATCCATGGGAATTAAACAGGAAATTGTTTCATCTTATTTCCTAAGAAATGGTGACGATATCGATATGATTCCTTTCATATAA